The Argopecten irradians isolate NY chromosome 16, Ai_NY, whole genome shotgun sequence genome window below encodes:
- the LOC138310129 gene encoding solute carrier family 35 member F5-like translates to MYNQISSGCASAELTEYLFKKKNFNKPFFTTYSKTSMFVLYLVGFIIWEPWRYQCKYGNMKVNSTPPAESNTAGNSNSDTDALSEPVFIPIKFDDKTSGTESDDSAVNHSLNRSVRFSKVSEVRQLSETYAEDAVIARLSYSASLRAEEARLRAMSKLTIKQVAKMAFLFCLMWFFGNYAYQLALLDTEAGVVNVLSSTSGLFTLVCAAIYPSSGADRFTMSKLVTVLISIGGIVMVSLSDMSLEADVPVGALWALCGAMLYALYLVSLRRRVDHEDKLDIPMFFGFVGLFCMLLLWPGFFMLHYSGSEDFEWPDGEQWLYIALNGIIGTVLSEFLWLWGCFLTSSLIGTLSLSLTIPLTMMADIIIKEVKYTWMFYVGTVPVFVAFFGVTLLTHYENWDPVLLGCKKILHCICRRRPVLPRVRDMDREQTESLIDVGSH, encoded by the exons ATGTATAACCAGATCTCATCTGGGTGTGCATCTGCAGAGCTCACAGAG TACCTGTTTAAGAAGAAAAATTTCAATAAGCCATTTTTCACAACTTATTCGAAGACAAGCATGTTCGTGCTGTACCTGGTTGGCTTTATTATTTGGGAGCCATGGcgatatcaatgtaaatacGGTAATATG AAAGTTAACTCTACACCTCCAGCAGAGAGTAACACTGCTGGAAATTCAAACTCAGATACTGATGCTTTG agCGAGCCGGTCTTTATTCCAATAAAGTTTGATGATAAAACAAGTGGAACAGAATCTGATGATTCTGCTGTCA ACCATTCCCTCAACAGATCTGTTAGATTTAGTAAAGTCTCTGAAGTAAGACAGCTCTCAG AGACGTATGCTGAAGATGCGGTCATTGCCAGACTGTCGTATTCCGCTTCTCTGCGGGCAGAAGAAGCAAGATTAAGAGCTATGAGCAAACTTACGATAAAACAGGTGGCCAAGATGGCCTTCCTCTTCTGCTTAATG TGGTTCTTTGGTAACTATGCCTACCAACTAGCGTTGCTGGATACAGAAGCAGGAGTGGTGAATGTATTATCCTCTACCTCCGGTCTATTTACCCTGGTGTGTGCTGCCATCTACCCTAGCTCAGGAGCCGACAGATTTACGATGTCAAAGTTAGTAACAGTCCTTATAAG TATTGGAGGCATTGTGATGGTGAGTTTATCAGACATGTCTCTGGAGGCTGATGTACCTGTCGGAGCTCTCTGGGCACTCTGTGGTGCTATGTTGTACGCTCTTTATCTAGTGTCCCTGCGACGCCGTGTCGATCACGAAGATAAACTTGACATTCCAATGTTCTTTG GGTTTGTGGGTCTTTTCTGCATGCTGCTACTCTGGCCAGGCTTCTTTATGTTACACTACAGTGGGTCGGAGGACTTTGAGTGGCCGGACGGAGAACAGTGGTTATATATAGCATTAAATGGTATCATTGGAACTGTGCTGTCTGAATTTTTATGGCTCTG GGGCTGTTTTCTAACGTCATCCCTAATTGGTACATTGTCCCTGAGTCTTACCATCCCACTCACCATGATGGCTGACATCATTATAAAAGAG GTAAAATACACATGGATGTTTTACGTCGGGACAGTACCTGTATTTGTGGCCTTTTTTGGGGTGACATTATTAACACATTATGAAAACTGGGATCCAGTGCTTTTAGGATGTAAGAAAATTCTTCATTGTATTTGTCGGCGGAGACCTGTTTTACCAAG GGTGCGTGATATGGACCGTGAACAAACAGAGAGTCTCATTGATGTTGGTTCTCACTAA